atgttagATGCAGaggtacaatttatattacagtataaaattataaatgtacaagTTACAGATGCATAGTTTATGTTACAGTAGAGAATTCTTTTTACTtggacattaaaaaaattgcatttttattttattatttgtattttatttaaacgttatatttttattttttatttatttttattaaaaataagaaaagtatttttaaaaataagtatttttattttattagtaatataagtattttatatttttagcacttattttaaacaaaatgcaaattacttttataaaaaatattaatagttaataaatcttttattttgtacattgtaTTTCAGTATCTACTATACGTTTTCTtagtttttctatttattttttattgcgcaTCTTAttcatttctattaattattaaattatattaaatatctttgtgttaaaaaaaaatagataaaataaaggaagacATAAAAAGTCGATtgcttttctttaattttattcattattatttattgataataaatgacATAATTCATTTCGGATATGTACTCCAGTATCATGGTCTCGTACTgcttcattaatattaatatatacgttTTGTGCTCCCATATCAGGATACTGATCATTTATAGGTTCTTCAAGATATTGTAAATCTTCTAAACTTGTCATATTATGAAGTACGCAACACGCATGTATTACACGTACCATGCGTACTATATcacgtaatttaaaataatatagttgtcGAAAACGTTGTTTTAGACATCCAAAagcattttcaataattaccCTACAGGAACTTagtttttgattaaaaattctttgtgCACGTGACAAATGTCCATTGTCTCTGTACGGTACAATTAATTCTTTCAAACATGGATATGCGCTATCTCCAAGCAAAATATAGTTAtctgaaagaaaatttattaaaggatcgatttttaatatcaattttattagttttgacatatgttattagtattatttctCAAATAACCTGCACACAATTCACGTAGATCGTTACGCAATGGTGAATTCTTAAAAACTCGTGCATCGTGAACAGAACCAGGATATCCTATGAAAACATCAATAAACTGCATTTTATGATTCACTGTTCCTTGAAtatgcaaagaaaaatattgttttcggTTGACGTATGATTCTGGATTTTCTATTGGTTTATCAATTCTAATATGCGAACCATCAATAGCACCTtaaaagaaaggaaatatGAGTACATAATATCTAAAGATAtacaagtaataaatataaacatgatTACCGATTATACCAGGAaatccttttctttctctataaaatgttgcagtttcttctttttctgctAAAGTTGggtatttaataacatttggtgctagtaacattataaaatctgTTACTCTAGTTATTATGTGGTACAAAGTACTTATTGTTACTCCAAATCGGTCAGCTACATCGCGATAAGAAGCACTTTCATGACCTACGAACCATAGGAAACACAATATATGTTTCTCTGCTGTTATATTAGGTCGCCCAGCAtcatctaaatataaaataaaatgtcaattcttttatattgaaaataaccttttttgttatagcatacatacatacataagatatattttatatacaaatacatacaataaaatacataccttgcaaagaaataaatatttcagatattctaaatttatttattaattcgtaTGTTTTTTCCCTTGACAAACGAAAGtgcataataaaatcaatattgtcATAATtgttaacaatattttctacataattcaatatttttacatgctGTATCCTTTGAAGTCGTCCAAAAACTGGATGTAGTATTTGTAACTCGtcataaactaaaatatagttattagGTTGTTAGATTATTAGGTTAGATtaggaaattttttatcttttcaatatttaatgaatttaactatagaataatagaaattacTATCATTTTCTTCGTCCCTGACAGGTTCTTCATATAATGGTGCTGGAGGAAGAATAAAATCTTCTTCATCTGAGGAAGCGTCAAAAACCACGTATTGCTCCATATTGATTCTTGCACTATAACGTTCTTTCCACTCCTATCCGAGTTCCTGCACTCATGAAATTTCTGCCATGTTTGCCAGTTCTAGTTCAGAACTAGTGCAGTACCAGTGCAGCTGGAAAGAACAAACCTCTAGTAACGCCTGCGCAACGGGGTTTGACCACAACATatacattgcacacataacattattgtgtcatacacattgcacacatgacattagtGCAAAAATAAgctaaagaaacaatattatcaCATTGcacaaatgatattaaaacgttcatacacattgcacacatgatattattgcgcttatacacattgcacacgtgacattattgcgcatatgcacattgcacacatgatattaatacgtttatatacattgcacacatgatattaatacgttcatacacattgcacacataacattattatgcgcatacacattgcacacatgatatatTTCATGTGTGCACACGAAGCTGTAGGCAATCGAGATGTAGGCAATCGGGCACGTAGGTAATCGGGCacctttgcaaaatttgtgtgcaaacgaagggactgtcccgattgtgcacataagcgattgaaTACAGTAGTATTTCTCAAatggacacagtcccgattggacacggacttgattggacacagacccgattggacacggacacgattgcgcaccgacccgtttgcacacaatacgattccgcattgcaGATAGTACATTTAGCGGAGACTTGGACGTGGTGGGTGTGAAAGGGGGCAAAGCACTCCCtcccctgtgtgtgtgtgtgtgtgtgtgtgtgtgtgtgtgtgtgtgtgtgtcaaagCGTTTTCTGCACcatatgggtttgcgactataaaacatatataaaaaaaaaaaaatgtttataataaatgttttgtacatatttttatgtctgcgtttgccaggtataaaaaaattatgataaatacttatgataatattaaaatgataaaattaaaaataaatatttttgctattataataaaaaaatatgaaaaatatttcgagttcatataccataaatatttttcagtacattaaaaaaatatattttatatattgttaataataatttttgtatcatttttaaatggtttataaaaaattattatatatcttttaaaaaatattttttaaaaataaattttataaaatatttataaaaatttatgctaaattctgtgctatctaggttgtttttgcattattctgcgatgcgaaatcgtatcgtgtgctaACGGGTCCATGTGCACACGGGttggtgtgcaatcgggtccgtgtgcaaacgggtcgtgtgcaatcgggtcggtgcttaatcgggtccgtgtgcaaacgggtcggtgtcCAATCGGGCCCGTGTctaatcgagtccgtgtccaatcagAATTATGTCCGATCGGGATGGTGtgcaatcgggactgtgtccaatcaagtCCGCGTCCAATCGGGACTTTCTAAAGACGTTTTTACGACGTTGGGTCTCCTTCTGCTACCATCCTCCCGCCTGTCATATCACCGGAACGAAATGATTACACCGCGCTGCACAGTGGGCCAAGAGACCAGAAAAAGTGGCTAAAAGTCTATTCCAGAaatacccatacagcacaaaaagattgcagcaacattgtggcaacatttcaacgcaagattgcaatattgcataaacgttgtgaaatgttgctgcaaggttgctgcaagattgcagcaatggtaaaatgtccgcttttagaatattgttacgtaatattgtagcaatattgcagtaaaatatgtatgcaatattattcagaaaaagattattcaaaataattcatctgattttaaataactattttgaatttaacaaatacagagtgattagTAAAACTTCAACCAAAAGATAAACTTTGCaagttttgtcttttattttatataagtacattataaGATAAGAGAgacaaaacttacaaaatttatcttttggttGACGTAATCACTctgttgttaaattcaaaatataattatttaaaactgaatGAATTGATCGGATGATCGTTTGGTTGATGTCACTataatcactctgtatttgttaaattaaaaaatacagttatttaaaataattttgaataaccttGTACTTTGTTATACACAaatctacataataatagttttacacacaaattaaaactactccagaatgcatgtatctctatagatgaaaaattttaaataatatagaacgatcacttttacattatttttgaaaagttactgtaatatatttattcaaactgtattgaatattaattttatctattttcactattttaataatattttaaaatgttgctgcatcattgctgaagtaatattgtaaaataatgtctttgcaatatctctgaaacattacatcgcaatatgcaatgttgcaacgttgcagcaatgttgctgcaagcttttgtgctgtatgggtaagATCAGACAAATGTCCTGTCTTAATATTGATAGTCAAAagtagttattttgaaaattttttgcacaattcaaaaaattaatatctcgattatttgcatacctaacccaagacaatattggatctttatgtttatctcgatcccttctacctttttacgagtatTGGTCCACgtgcgttgggacaccctgtatatagaCAGATCATTATAATggagtttaaaataaatagtgcaagcatttaaaaaatggtataTCTTTATActcatttattattgaaatttgatagattgcgcatattttcaaattatggcTCCCCTAAACTCCGCCagttattaacattaatcgagtagtattgaatttttttaagtatgtattttaaaaatatgacgCCTACTTTTGCCcgtttttgcataatttgaggatttttataataattcgaGACTGTACGCGCATGTAAGatgtaaagaatttatttttgcacattGTGTactatatcaatattaatgttaaaattaagtttaattcagaattgttgaataatatgtaatatattttgtagattaatgttaaaatctaaaaattcaaaatggcggatctaatataacagataaaaaattcaaaaacatGGCAATTTTAATGCAAGTTTTTTATCGGAGATTTTTAAGGACGCTGATTACAAACatgttattcaattttttaaatttaaaatggtgaATTCAAAATAGCAgatcaaaaatgcaaaaacttgtcgttttttgataaaaattttttctcaagtGTTTTTGAGGtctttaattagaaatttactatttaaattctaaactCAAAATGACAAAATCAAAGTGGCAAAAAATGtctattgtaatataaacaaatgtgGTCGGATGTCTATGAAAAtaggatattaaaaattttaattaaatattttatcaaatttgccCGCGATTAGCCTACATAACTATTGTTTCTGAGATCTACTGCGAGAAGGTTGCAGAACATTATCGGACTccatttgttttttgtttgtttctttttatttaaaaaattaaagagcatatTTGTAATCAGCGTCCTCGAAaacttctaataaaaaatttgcattaaaattgccatgtttttacattttttgataaagatGTTGTGTCCGCCATATTAGATccgtcattttgaatttttagattttgaaaccatatttgttattagcaACCTCCAAAACCGCCGTATATccagttttatattaaaacggaccaatttttattaattttggtcGCCATATTGTattcgccattttgaatttttaaattttgacattatatttgttattagcgACCTCAAAAATCCctgtatataaagttttattaaaatccgaCAAAATCTTGACTTTTGGCACTTTTTCTGGTCTCCTGGCCTACTGTGCGCTGGCGTCTTGCACTTTGTGTCCGTCACGTGGTCGACGCGGTTCCCTCTTGTTTCAAACTGATTGTCCCACGCTGTTGGCTAGAATTTATCGCTGCGCAACTCACACGCGGTAAAACCAAATGTCCCTCGTTGACAAAGAAAGAAACCACACGTAACCGCAAATGATACGTAACGTattgagtgagtcccagatgcgcatagtaataaacagacacagcaagctgagtgaaacggacacagtaacaaacggacacagagcaaacgaacacagtaataaacggacacagtgcaaaacggacacagtgcgaaacggacacagtaacaaacggacacagaccaaatgcgcacagagcgaaatgGACACAATGCGAAACaaacacagaccaaatgcgcacagagcgaaacggacacagaccaaatgcgcacactgcacagaccaaatgcatacacggaaagtcgcaaacccatgtgatacagtgaatgctttgcacgcgcacgcacacacacacacacacacacacacacacacacacacacacacacacacacacacacacggagggggtgcaaggggggccttcgggcccccctcccgcacccaccccgtccaagtcgctaacctaagtggactttactctgcttgcaatgtacatggattgcatttggtccgtgcgcacgtgcagtgtgcgcatgtgcagtgtgcacatttggtccgtgcgcatttggtctgtgtccgttttgcactgtgtccgtttcgctctgtgcgtatttggtctgtgtccgtttgttactgtgtccatttcgcaCTGTgcccgtttcgctctgtgcgcatttggtctgtgtccgtttgttactgtgtccgtttattactgtgtccgtttggtctgtgtccgtttgttactgtgtccgtttcactcagcctgctgtgtccgtttattactgtgcgcatctgggacgctcctaATGTATTTGCTTCGCAAACGATTTTCAGTCAGGTGAAATAAAATCTCCCGTTTACCCGATGTTTACGGTATGCCGTCGGTGATATCGATCCCTTTAATTGTATCGTGAATTACGTAAGAATATGTAAGAATATATCGAATACAGCAATGACAAATTGCAGCACGAGCGgagaaacaatttattaagtaaCGCGCAATCAAGTTCTCCGATTGTAGACCACGCGTCGGCAATCCGCGACAAACTGATCAAACTTTCGTTTAATGGTCTTTTGCCTGACCCCTCCGGGTACAATCTTGTAAAACTAtctattgtataaatataacatcCTTTTTCTTTCGAACTCTTTCTTCATTCTATACGCTTGCCAGTAGAAGGCTAATGATTTTTCTCGAGTTGTAGGCAAACATGCTCAAGTTTcgactattttaataatttcaacaaatatttatttgaatatatatatagattccAGACCATAATATCGGTACTTTAATACTTTCACATTGGAGAATTGTTCCCAAATAATCAATGATTGATCGATCTGTTTTTTCTTAGACATACAGTCTTAGGCCtatttctaccaatgcagattaattttaatcttggattaacttactttttatctctttctcatttttggaactagaataagataacaagtaaattaaaccgagattaaagttaatctacgttggtggAAACAGGCCATAGATACATAATGCAGGACTTTCCAAAGTGTAGAACGCGATCCATTGGTTAATCTTTTTTTGGCAGATTTTTGGTGAGTcacgaaaaatttttcagcGATGGAATCGAaactaaattttgaaataaactacaattaattttggtaaacttcttgataaatttacttatcaggtaaatatgtatgtatttaccTGATgagtaagtttaccaagaagttgaaaGAACCGGCCCGTATGATGAAAATGATGCGCATCAAAGCTATCATCAGAAATAGAAGAATAGTGCATTCGTCTTTGtatcttattagaaaaaaaatatagtaaaagtATATCACCTTTTGCCGTTTTAAAGAATGGACCGTGATTCCACAggttttggaaaaaaaacggAGAACTAGTtaagctttaattaattttaatatgtacaaaattaagCACACAGACAcatacaaaagtatttttgtatatttatatgcgATGGTAATACGAAatgtcaatataaatttaatgtgacTCACTGAAACAgcttttaatcataaaatacaatattcgTCACTATCAGTGACCGAAAGTAAGCTAACCATGATTAAAGTCCCTGCGAGTGTCACACAACTGTCCAATACATATAATTCGTTTTTCTCGCACTTGCACGCATCATGCGTCACGTTTGGGAATTAAAGAGGGTCTGTCGCTGCTCCTTCTACAGAGTTCTTATGAGGTCCTTTGTTATCTGCCGCCTGTCGAGGGTCGTCCGTGAATGGATCGGAAAGctttaattttcaagagtcACGATACGAAGAAACATATTTACAGAGAGGAGCATgttcttttgaaaaaatattattgtgaactctgataaataataagacaAAGAAATTTTGCACTTAGAAAGTGTTATCttttaatagattaaaaaagattaataatttttggaataaaaattttaatatataatcgtATGTCGCAAAAATAGCATCAAATAAAGAACAaagtattagaaaaataatcattttatttaaaaaattttaatattttacaaaactgcattgtttttatgtaaaatctaGTGTCTATTACTTCACATTTTATTGTTAGATAAAATAGCACGGCTAaatattctttcaaatttttgtaggcttttttattttcttctccgTGTTTGGCATGTTTTtggcattatttttttcttgcccAGTCGGAAATGCAAGTTGAATCGACGTTGAATCGATGTCGAATTGACTTGCTATTTCTGCTTGAGTGGTATCTTCAACCGTGGACACAAACTTGAAGATATCATCCGCTAAGAGAGTCGGTTCTTCAAACGCAGCAAAGTGACCTCCGCgcggtaaataattaaattgtatcagATTAGTATATTTGTCACGAAGAAGACTTTCTGACTGATAAAATATCTCGTAAGGAAATATCGCACACGCTGATGGCACATCAACAGGCAATCTGAAAACATATATTGTtggaaataaaacaaaaaaactgttgtttttttttaaacataaaaaattcttataaaagtaagaattgcaatttaaaaaacacacTGGTGTATCTTGCTTTTCATGAGAGTCGTGCTGAAACTCTCGGCATAAAGTCGAACACTCGTAGGAAGAGAATTGGTAACCCAATAAACCATAAGATTATCCAAGAGCTCATCTAAAGTGTATTTCTCCAGGAGACCGCCATCCGGACGAAATCTATATTCTGGATTTGTCCATGTACTAAACTTTTCCAAAAtatacccacatagaaatgaaacctccagtagacgtctaatggacgtctgccatggaagtttaaacttccagtggacgtccattagacgtccaatatagagccattagaaatccacagttccgcactgtggacgtctattagaccttcaatagaggtcgtcaaagaggtctcttagacgttgtgtggatcattAACAGAGGCTTCACGGAACTTCGATGGATGACTTACGgacgtttcgtggatcattaataaaagcttcacggagcctcgatggatgattgacaaaataaaaatttaaaata
This DNA window, taken from Monomorium pharaonis isolate MP-MQ-018 chromosome 6, ASM1337386v2, whole genome shotgun sequence, encodes the following:
- the LOC118644144 gene encoding putative nuclease HARBI1 — protein: MEQYVVFDASSDEEDFILPPAPLYEEPVRDEENDIYDELQILHPVFGRLQRIQHVKILNYVENIVNNYDNIDFIMHFRLSREKTYELINKFRISEIFISLQDDAGRPNITAEKHILCFLWFVGHESASYRDVADRFGVTISTLYHIITRVTDFIMLLAPNVIKYPTLAEKEETATFYRERKGFPGIIGAIDGSHIRIDKPIENPESYVNRKQYFSLHIQGTVNHKMQFIDVFIGYPGSVHDARVFKNSPLRNDLRELCADNYILLGDSAYPCLKELIVPYRDNGHLSRAQRIFNQKLSSCRVIIENAFGCLKQRFRQLYYFKLRDIVRMVRVIHACCVLHNMTSLEDLQYLEEPINDQYPDMGAQNVYININEAVRDHDTGVHIRNELCHLLSINNNE